ACTGCTTATCGTTTTCACGCGCTCGAAGTACTGTTATCTAATTTGCCAAAACTATTCCTAATTTGGCTATTTGGCATTACGCCAAGCCATCTGTTGATCTACGAAGTAATCTTTGCGGCTGAGCTAATCTTTCATCACAGCAATTGGGCTTTACCTTTACACTTAGATCGAGCTCTAAGCTATGTAATTGTGACTCCCAACTATCATCGCGCCCATCACGCTCGTTTGCTAAGTGGAATGCGTTCTAACTATGCCAGTTTGTTGACCATCTGGGATATCCTTTTTTGCTCGGTTCGATATCCAGCGGTACCAGAGGCGATCAAGCTGGGAATAGCTGGAGTCAACCAAGAATTCACGCTCTTGCGGTTGTTAGTCTTGCCCTTTTAGTTGTCTTAAGAAAAGCGATCGCTCTGTGTCCTGTATAGACCTGTGTAAGCGATCGCCT
This region of Trichocoleus desertorum NBK24 genomic DNA includes:
- a CDS encoding sterol desaturase family protein, whose amino-acid sequence is MNWKLLVIFGSLFIFGSLENLFPFFQFKQAFLRRVTINLALGLLNTGLTNLTVIVALSWIWQQTAWQGYLPAIPWPRFRFILSFLLLDAYMYIWHRLMHNSAWGWRLHQVHHSDRAMNTSTAYRFHALEVLLSNLPKLFLIWLFGITPSHLLIYEVIFAAELIFHHSNWALPLHLDRALSYVIVTPNYHRAHHARLLSGMRSNYASLLTIWDILFCSVRYPAVPEAIKLGIAGVNQEFTLLRLLVLPF